The following are encoded in a window of Artemia franciscana chromosome 5, ASM3288406v1, whole genome shotgun sequence genomic DNA:
- the LOC136026878 gene encoding molybdenum cofactor biosynthesis protein 1-like isoform X3 — translation MPAEGVDLTPKAKLLTTEEILKIAQLFVQEGVDKIRLTGGEPTIRPDIIEIVRRLADLEGLNTIAMTTNGIALARKLPELKKSGLNLLNISLDTLIPQKFEFITRRRGWERVIESIDLAIELGFSPVKVNCVVMRGLNDDEILNFVKFTENRSVDVRFIEYMPFDGNKWNNKKMVPYKDMLNMIKVEFPELERQEDVKNDTSKAYKVPGFKGQIGFITSMTDNFCGSCNRLRLTADGNLKVCLFGKSEVSLMDAIRSGQNDESLLEIIGKAVGRKKKQHAGMLSLAKMKNRPMILIGERREKRLLTSNLPVFSPGYSTQMTAHVQNFHSSSSCRSSKTFADDPTTSKTTAHETTYADAPKDTEKISFDSLENAIIEQSKPDLPQEAKKEKKPARGSSSDTKMHPPKEVPDLSATGKIPPEVFDSTHFWDYEYYGPETKHRGPDIIGRKPRTRAQLTHVNSEGEAKMVDVSYKPVTVRTATARAFIHVGELAFNLICEDQIKKGNVLTVAEVAGIMAAKETPKLIPLCHFLALSKVEVKLTLNETTYGIDVVATAKTNGQTGVEMEALVGATIAALTVYDMCKSVTHDITISNVRLVSKTGGVRGDYHGEK, via the exons ATGCCTGCAGAAGGCGTGGACCTTACTCCAAAAGCTAAACTACTAACAACAGAAGAAATTCTAAAGATCGCCCAGTTATTTGTCCAAGAAGGAGTGGATAAAATAAGATTAACTGGTGGGGAACCCACAATCAGGCCTGATATAATTGAAATAGTCA GGCGTTTAGCTGACTTGGAAGGACTGAATACAATTGCTATGACAACTAATGGGATTGCATTAGCTAGGAAGCTACCAGAGCTGAAAAAATCGGGACTAAacctcctaaatatctcgctTGACACATTGATACCTCAGAAGTTCGAATTTATAACCCGTCGGCGTGGCTGGGAACGTGTTATTGAAAGCATTGATCTGGCTATTGAACTGGGATTCAGTCCTGTCAAA gttaattGCGTGGTAATGCGTGGTTTAAATGATGATGAAATATTGAACTTTGTCAAATTCACTGAAAATAGAAGCGTTGACGTAAGATTCATTGAATATATGCCCTTTGACGGTAATAaatggaataataaaaaaatggttcCCTATAAAGATATGCTCAATATGATTAAAGTAGAGTTTCCAGAGTTAGAACGGCAAGAAGATGTGAAGAATGATACGTCGAAAGCATATAAAGTACCTGGATTCAAAGGACAAATTGGATTTATAACCTCTATGACTGACAATTTTTGTGGCTCTTGCAATAGATTGAGGCTTACTGCAGATGGAAATTTGAAAGTCTGTCTTTTCGGAAAGTCAGAAGTATCACTAAT gGATGCCATAAGGTCTGGACAAAATGATGAAAGCCTTCTTGAAATAATTGGCAAAGCAGTGggaagaaagaaaaagcagCACGCAG GAATGTTGAGCCTAGCAAAAATGAAGAACCGACCGATGATTCTTATTG gagaaagaagagagaaaaggCTCCTGACAAGTAATTTACCAGTGTTTTCCCCAGGATATTCAACGCAAATGACTGCCCATGTTCAAAACTTCCATTCTTCTTCTTCATGTAGAAGTAGTAAAACCTTTGCTGATGATCCTACAACTAGTAAAACAACGGCACACGAAACAACTTATGCTGACGCACCAAAGGACACCGAGAAAATAAGTTTCGACTCCTTAGAGAATGCCATAATAGAACAATCAAAGCCTGACCTCCCCCAAGAAgctaaaaaggagaaaaaaccaGCAAGAGGTTCTTCTTCAGATACAAAAATGCATCCCCCAAAGGAAGTACCTGATTTGTCTGCAACTGGAAAAATACCTCCAGAAGTATTTGATTCTACACATTTTTGGGACTACGAATATTACGGTCCAGAGACTAAACATCGTGGGCCAGATATTATTGGACGAAAACCACGTACCAGAGCTCAATTGACGCATGTCAACAGCGAAGGCGAGGCGAAAATGGTTGATGTATCCTATAAACCAGTCACAGTACGTACAGCTACCGCGCGCGCTTTCATTCATGTTGGTGAACTTGCATTCAACCTCATTTGTGAAGATCAAATCAAAAAAGGGAATGTTTTAACTGTGGCTGAGGTAGCTGGAATTATGGCCGCAAAAGAAACACCTAAGCTCATTCCTTTGTGTCATTTCCTGGCGTTAAGCAAGGTTGAAGTCAAACTTACTTTGAATGAAACAACATACGGAATTGATGTTGTAGCTACCGCAAAGACCAATGGCCAAACTGGGGTGGAGATGGAGGCACTGGTTGGCGCAACTATCGCAGCACTAACTGTATACGATATGTGTAAATCTGTCACTCATGATATAACCATAAGCAATGTAAGACTTGTTAGCAAAACTGGTGGGGTCAGAGGGGATTATCATGGGGAGAAGTAA